A window of the Brassica napus cultivar Da-Ae chromosome C5, Da-Ae, whole genome shotgun sequence genome harbors these coding sequences:
- the LOC111206051 gene encoding 60S ribosomal protein L35-1-like — MARIKVHELRDKSKIDLQNQLQELKAELALLRVAKVTGGAPNKLSKIKVVRKSIAQVLTVTSQKQKSALREAYKNKKFIPLDLRPKKTRAIRRRLTKHQLSLKTEREKKKEMYFPIRKYAIKV; from the exons ATGG CGAGAATCAAGGTTCACGAGCTGAGGGACAAGTCGAAGATCGATCTTCAGAACCAGCTTCAGGAACTTAAGGCTGAGCTCGCTCTCCTCCGTGTCGCTAAAGTCACCGGTGGTGCTCCCAACAAGCTCTCCAAAAT CAAGGTTGTCCGCAAATCTATCGCTCAGGTGTTGACCGTGACATCCCAGAAGCAGAAGTCTGCTCTCAGAGAGGCGTACAAGAACAAGAAGTTCATTCCTCTTGATCTCCGTCCCAAGAAGACCCGTGCTATCCGCAGGCGTCTCACCAAACATCAG CTCTCATTGAAGACAGAGcgtgagaagaagaaggaaatgtaCTTTCCAATCAGGAAGTACGCCATCAAAGTTTAA
- the LOC106452745 gene encoding UNC93-like protein 3, whose product MDSRNDEEAPLVLVSGEDRKVRPGKSYTRDVHILSISFLLIFLAFGAAQNLETTINKELGTISLGILYVSFMFCSMVASLVVRLLGSKNALILGTSGYWLFVAANLKPSWITMVPASLYLGFAASIIWVAQGTYLTSIARSHAKDHDVHEGSIIGVFNGEFWAIFACHQLFGNLITLTLLKDGKEGSTSGTTLLLLVFLLIMTFGTILMFFIRKIEGEDGKEPVGGSSMGLVDSLVSLPRLIITPLLDVRMLLIVPLLAYSGLQQAFVWAEFTKEIVTPAIGVSGVGGAMAVYGALDAVCSITAGRFTSGLSSITFIVSGGAVAQASVFLWLLLGYRTTSGVLGTVYPLIMAAVLGIGDGILNTQISALLALLFKHDTEGAFAQLKVWQSASIAIVFFLSPYISLQAMVIVMLVMVCVSLFSFLVLALKVESVFTRDE is encoded by the exons ATGGATTCTCGAAACGACGAGGAGGCGCCGTTGGTGTTGGTCTCTGGTGAGGATCGGAAAGTAAGACCTGGGAAGAGTTATACAAGGGATGTTCATATCCTCAGTATCTCTTTTTTGTTAATCTTCCTCGCCTTCGGCGCCGCTCAGAACCTCGAAACGACTATTAATAAG GAGTTGGGAACAATCTCTCTAGGGATATTGTATGTGTCCTTCATGTTCTGCTCCATGGTTGCTTCTCTGGTTGTCCGCTTACTGGGATCGAAGAATGCTCTGATTCTAGGAACTTCAGGGTATTGGCTCTTCGTTGCCGCTAATCTGAAGCCATCATG GATCACTATGGTGCCAGCCTCTTTATACCTTGGATTTGCAGCTTCCATTATATGGGTTGCACAG GGAACATACCTTACATCAATTGCGAGAAGCCATGCTAAAGATCATGATGTGCATGAAGGATCAATAATTGGTGTCTTCAATGGAGAGTTTTGGGCTATCTTTGCCTGCCACCAG CTGTTTGGGAATCTCATTACACTTACATTGCTGAAAGATGGAAAG GAAGGAAGCACCAGTGGCACAACCTTATTGTTGTTGGTGTTCCTCCTCATTATGACCTTTGGAACTATACTAATGTTCTTCATCAGAAAAATTGAGGGAGAAGATGGGAAAGAACCTGTGGGTGGTTCTTCTATGGGCTTAGTTGATTCCTTGGTTTCTCTTCCAAGGTTGATAATCACTCCTTTGCTCGACGTACGGATGCTACTGATTGTTCCACTCCTTGCATACTCAGGCTTGCAACAAGCATTTGTTTG GGCTGAGTTTACAAAGGAAATAGTTACACCTGCGATTGGTGTTTCAGGTGTTGGTGGGGCTATGGCTGTCTATGGAGCTCTTGACGCAGTT tgTTCAATAACTGCTGGAAGGTTTACCTCTGGTCTGTCATCAATCACCTTCATAGTTTCTGGTGGAGCTGTTGCTCAAGCTTCTGTATTCCTCTGGCTTCTTCTTGGTTACAG GACAACTAGCGGAGTACTTGGCACAGTTTACCCACTTATAATGGCGGCTGTATTAGGAATCGGTGACGGAATATTAAACACTCAGATCAGTGCTCTTCTCGCGTTACTCTTCAAACATGACACG GAAGGAGCCTTTGCGCAGCTAAAAGTATGGCAAAGCGCATCGATAGCGATTGTGTTCTTCCTAAGCCCATATATATCATTGCAAGCCATGGTGATAGTGATGCTTGTGATGGTCTGTGTTTCACTCTTCTCTTTCTTGGTTTTAGCTCTTAAAGTCGAGAGTGTATTTACACGCGACGAATGA